In Aedes albopictus strain Foshan chromosome 3, AalbF5, whole genome shotgun sequence, the genomic window CTTTTCGCTTATAAGCGATAATAAGAAAATGCACGCCTGCTCCGTCATAGAATACATTTGAATGTCACTTATTATAGCACAATAATTATGTACAATACATGTATGCATAACGTAAATGAATTCAGTGGTGTTATTACACATACTCATACACTTATGCACAAAATCTCATGAAATAATATTTTCATTCGTGCATCGGAGAACATTCACTGCAAACAGAAGATTTTTTCGTCTTATTTTGTCTAAAGTAATTTTTTGCACATCAACCCGGGTAGTTTCGGTTCCTCATGGTTCCGAACGAGTCGAATCGTGTAATCGATAAAAAGTGATCAGAATGGTGCTGCAAGGAGTGTTTACCTTTGCATCTTCGTTGGCCCTCGGAGTTGTTGCCCTCGTAGGGATATACTATACTTACAACTACTACCGGAATCAATGGGAGGAGGAACCCTTCCGACGGTCGCGTCCGGTACCCACCAATCCCACCTCCTCGAAGCGCTGGGAAAGCTGTGACGACACTTCTGATTCGTAAGGCAGCTAGAGTTTTGTTTGCCCGGCATACAAACTTTAATAGCAATATATATTTTCATGCCATTCTAGAAACTGCACGATATGCTTGATCTCGGTTAACGACGAGGGCGCCAAAACGAAGTTGGTTTGTGGCCATCTGTTCCACAAACGGTGCATCAATGGCTGGCTGCAGCATTCGAAGTTCTGCCCAAATTGTAGAGAGCCAGCTAGATTCACGACGGAATAGCGTGAATCCTTTGGATCACGGAACTGAATCTAGATGTTAAGCTCGTGGAAGCAATAGATAACTAATAGCGATGAAGGTTAGATGTGAAACAGTTGCTTTctattttattttagttttatcgaTAGAATTCTAATCATTTACATAACATTATTTCTAGCCATGTAAAAAtccgaaaataaataataaattctAATTTTGCTTCTACGGctattcaaaaaatttaaatcACTTGACcaggtttctggaaaaaaaaaaataaaactgtatgtatagcgcatttagttcaccactggactatcgcactagttttcacgagtgcgaaaacgctaataaaagtgcgcgattgcatcaaatcaactcggtgtcttcagagcacttgttctccatagattgaagaaatagtgcgccgaagacattaacctgatttgatgcaatcgcgcacttttatttacgttttcgcacttataatgtcgcagttcgcagtccagtagtgaactaaactgcccccactcacataacagtcccatttgcaaaaagtaggaattgagaaaacggcatttgaagtttgaaaacttgtttccatataaaacattgaaaaatcgccaaaatttgaaacatatttcgatcatctcgaaactttcacagattgctttgcacatgaatatataactgtaaaaaatattacaaccactacaaagttgttcagttttgtgttacgtaacacaaaaatccataatgggactgttatgcgggtacttttgaaatgggacgctcatgacttggtattttcttcacacattgacataaaaattcgtaatttttattgttgttaactcaaaagtgatgaaaagtcaaatgggactgttatgcgagtgggggcagtaaatGCGGTATATAAACTTAATGAGGTTAACTTAGCTCAGATTGATTGTTACATGTCAATGGTTCAACCttcaacggaccagatattcaccgtaccgcaaatcttccagaaatgccgtgaatatcaggtcctaacgcatcacctgttcatcgacttcaaagcggcatacgacagtatcggccGCACAGAATCATGAATCATGGACGCAAACGGCTtatctgggaagctgactagacttagTAGAGCAATCgttgacggtgtgcaaaactgcgtaaaggcttcgggtgaactatccagttcagggactgcgataaggtgacggattctcatgccgactattcaacatcgctctgaaaggtgtgatgcgacgagccgggctcaacagccgaggaacgattttcacaaaatccggtcaatttgtgtgctttgcggacgacatggacgttatcgtcagaacatttggagcggtggtagagctgtacacccgcc contains:
- the LOC115269127 gene encoding uncharacterized protein LOC115269127, whose amino-acid sequence is MVLQGVFTFASSLALGVVALVGIYYTYNYYRNQWEEEPFRRSRPVPTNPTSSKRWESCDDTSDSNCTICLISVNDEGAKTKLVCGHLFHKRCINGWLQHSKFCPNCREPARFTTE